The DNA sequence GGCAACCATACCCAGCAACTGGTTACGCGCCTGAGTGAGGGCCTGATGGCCAAGGTTAGCCTGGTCGATCAACTGGAAGTCGAACCCGGTAGCATTACCCAATTCGATGATAGCAGGCAAGTTGAACGGCATAATAAAGGCATCTTTAATCTGGCTTAAAGCACCTCTGGCCCGTCCTGCGATCGCATCAACTTTATTCACCTCACCAGCGCGTTGATCCCATGATTTCAGACTGACAAACGCAATCCCCGTATTTTGCCCGCGACCGGCGAAACCGAAGCCATTGACAGTAAAGACTGAATTTACATTATCTTTTTCTTTGGTAAGAAAATAATCCGTCACCTGATCAAGGACTTTTTGTGTCCTGCCCTGCGTCGCACCAGAGGGAAGCTGAGCCTGAACCAGCAACAGTCCCTGATCTTCTTCCGGTAAGAACGAGCTGGGTAATTTCACAAACAGATACGCCATGCCGATAACAATGAACACATAAATCAGTAAATAGCGCCCGGTGCTCCGCAGGATATGACCCACACTGTCAGTATAGTGATGGGTACTTTTTTCAAACATGCGGTTAAACCAACCGAAAAATCCAGTGGTCTTACCGTGGTCACCTTTTGGTACCGGCTTGAGTAACGTGGCACAAAGAGCGGGGGTTAAGATTAATGCCACCAGTACCGAAAGCGCCATTGCGGAAACAATGGTAATAGAGAACTGACGGTAGATAACACCGGTCGACCCCCCAAAGAAGGCCATTGGGATAAACACCGCGGACAGCACCATGGCTATCCCAACCAGCGCCCCCTGGATTTGTCCCATCGATTTACGGGTTGCTTCTTTCGGTGGTAGCCCTTCCTCGCTCATGACACGTTCAACGTTCTCTACCACCACGATGGCATCATCAACCAGTAAGCCTATCGCCAGCACCATAGCGAACATAGTGAGGGTATTTATTGAATAGCCGAAACTATTGATCACGGCAAAGGTACCCAGCAGTACCACCGGAACGGCGATAGTCGGTATCAATGTTGCGCGGAAGTTCTGTAGGAACAGATACATGACGACAAACACCAGCAGAATAGCTTCAGCCAGCGTTTTAACCACTTCGTTAATCGATATTTTAACGAATGGGGTTGTATCATAAGGATAAACGACTTTTAAACCCGACGGGAAGAAAGGCTCCAGTTTAGCCAGCTGATTTTTAACTTCATTCGCTGTATTAATTGCATTGGCACCGGTTGCCAGTTTGATACCGACCCCTGAGGCGGGTTTACCATTGAAGCGGGCGATAACTTCATAATTTTCCCCGCCCAGTTCGATGCGGGCGACATCTTTCAACAAGACACGTGAACCATCGCTGTTTACCTTCAGCATAATTTTGCCGAATTCATCAGTTGAGGTAAGGCGTGTCTGGGCGATGATCGACGCATTCAGCTGTTGACCGGGAACAGGAGGCGTTCCGCCTAACTGACCTGCTGCAATTTGCGTATTCTGCGATTTTATCGCAGCGATGACATCAACCGGAGTTAATTGATAGTTATTGAGTTTGTGTGGGTCAAGCCAGATACGCATGGCATATTGCGCCCCGAAGAGTTGGGTATCACCAACACCAGGAGTACGGCTGATCGGGTCTTTGATATTCGATGCAACATAGTCAGCGATGTCATTCTGCGTCATGCTGCCATCTTCACTGACAAACCCTGCAACCATTAAGAAGCTGCTGGAAGATTTCTGTACTGAAATACCTTGTTGCTGAACTTCCTGCGGTAAGAGTGGGGTGGCCAACTGTAACTTATTCTGCACCTGGACCTGAGCAATATCAGGGTCGGTACCCGACTCAAACGTGAGCGTTAACTGCAGAGAACCAGAAGAGTCACTGCTGGATGACATATACATCAGGCCATCAATGCCATTCATGTTCTGTTCGATTACCTGCGTAACCGAATCCTGCAATGTTTTAGCATCAGCGCCCGGGTAGTTAGCTGAGATTTGTACTGACGGCGGAGCAACATTTGGGTATTGCTCTATCGGCAGCTTTAGAATCGACAGCACACCTGCCAGCATGATGATGATGGCGATAACCCATGCGAAAATGGGGCGATCGATAAAGAACTTAGCCATTTATCAGCGGCTCCTGTTAAGACTTGGTTTTTTCAGATGAAGGATTCGCTGTTTGAGGCGCATCAACATCCTGCGGTGTGACCGTAGCACCAGGCGCTGCACGCTGCAGTCCAGTGGTGATCACTTTGTCTCCAGCTTTTAAACCTTCTGTGACCAGCCATTTGTCGCCAATAGCTCTGTCAGCTGTCACATTACGTACCTGAACTTTATTTTCTGCATCAACGATCATTGCCGTTGCCTGGCCGGTTGGGGTACGACTGATACCCTGCTGGGGAACCAGTAAGGCTTCAGGTTTGGTTCCTTCATCCAGACGGGCGCGGACGAACATACCAGGCAGTAATGTATTATCGGGATTAGGGAAAATAGCCCGCAGTGTAATTGAACCGGTACTCTCATCCACTGTGACATCTGAAAATTCCAGTGTGCCGCTTTGTGGATAATTAACACCTTGCTCAGTGAGCAATTTTACTGTGGCTTTTCCATCAAGCTGTTGTAGTTTACCTGAACGCAGCTCTTCTCGCAGACGCATAAAGTCAGCACTCGACTGGGTAACGTCAACATAGATTGGGTCGAGTTGTTGCACAGTAGCCAGCGCGGTCGTCTGACCGTTTTGCACCAGAGCACCTTCGGTGACGCTCGATTTACCAATACGTCCGGTGATAGGTGAGCGCACCTGGGTGTATGCGAGATTGATTCGTGCGTTTTCTACATTGGCACGAGCTACCTGAACCGCAGCCTGTGTTTGTCCCTGCGTTGCTATCGCGGTATCGTAATCCTGCTGACTGATATATTTTGTTCCCAGCAGCGGCTTATAACGCTTAACAGTCAGTGTTGCGATTCTGGCATTGGCTTCTGCCTGTGCTAAATCACCTTTTGCGCTGTCATAGGAGGCCTGATAAGTTGCCGGATCTATCTGGTAGAGTGATTCGCCAGCCTTGATATTGCTGCCTTCAGCAAAATTGCGCTTCAGTATGATACCCGACACTTGGGGGCGAACTTCGGCAACACGGAATGCAGAGGTACGACCAGGTAAATCGGTAGTGATTGTCAGCGGCACGGCTTTCAGGATAGTAACTCCTACTTCAGGCGCTGCTTGCTGGCCAGATTGTTTGTTACTTTTATCGTCACATGCTGTGATTACCAGGCATCCGGAAAGCATCAGAACGACCGCCAGAGGCGAAAGCCCTCTGTTTTTGTTCATAAATAAACCTCAAGTATCCGCTATCGACTATGCAAAGGCTGTAAACCCACAGACCTGTTGCTGTGTTTTATTCATGGTCATGTTATAGTACATACATTCGCAAATGTATGTAAGCATACTCTCTTGTAAAAACTAGCTTATGGCACGAAAAACCAAACAACAAGCTCTGGAGACACGCAATCACATTATTGATGCTGCTATTTCCCGTTTTTCTGAGCATGGCGTATCAAAAACCACGCTGGCGGAGATTGCGACAACAGCCGGGGTGACGCGTGGCGCAATTTACTGGCATTTCAGTAACAAAACTGATCTGCTCAATGAAATTTTGGCTCAGTCAGAGTCCGGACTTATTGCGCTGGAACTTGAGTATCAGTCAAAATATCCTAATGATCCACTGTCAATATTACGTGAAATGCTAATTGCTGTATTAACCGCAACGGCTACTGACCCTAAACGACGCGCATTAATGGAAATTATCTTCCATAAATGTGAGTTTGTGGGAGAAATGTCAACACTGCAACGTATGCAACAGGCCTTAAATCTCGAATGTTATGAGAAAATTGAAACGGTTCTGCAACGGTGTGTAGATGCCGGACAGCTACCCTCGGGTTTGGACGTATCGATTGCAGCTGTGGTGTTGCGCGGATTCATGACCGGGATTATGGAAAACTGGCTATTTATGCCGGATCGCTTCGATTTAGTCATGAAAGCACCAAAATTGATTGATACCCTGTTGGATAGTCTGGTTTCGACAAGTCTTCTGACTGCACCACAGAGTTAATTTTTCCGCTGTTCAGTTAACCTTTTTTTCTCGTAGTCATTTTTTACCAGTTCCAGAGCGGCAAGTACTGTTGACGCAGCTACCTGATTTTGTTCCAGTAACATAATCAAGTCGACAGCCAGCTTTATCTCATCGGAAGCGTTTTGTAATGTCATAGTGGGCTCTCAGCTCCTGAGCGGTTATCTTTCAGAGTGTTCAATAATATTTTCCACTTTTTTTATTGCCTGCAGGCAACGCTGAAGTCGTCCTTCCAGAGAGGCAATTTCTTGCTGCAGCGTTTTTTTTCTCGTCACACTACTGGCGGAAAGTTGTGTTTCGCGATCGGTTATCATAGTACGTAAACGATGCTCGTAACCGCGGTATTCAGCCAGTTTGTCGTGAGGACGTGATGTGGGGGTTTTTCGGTAATCATTAACCCGTAAACTCAATGTAGCTATTTCACGCTGCAATGCCCCGATTTGTGCCACCAGGCGTTCAGCAATCCAGGTAACCTGTTCTGTATGTTGATCATTGACGCTTTGCCCAAGCTGGGCCAGACTTTGTTGTAATTCAAGCAGATAATCACCCAGACGGGATGAGTTACACTGAAAAAGCTGCTGATCAAAGCGCGCCTGAGAAGCCCGATCATTAAGATGTGGCGCCAGTTGTTGAGCAAGTTGCTCAACGCAGGTGGTCAGTTGCTGCAGAAGAAGTGCTCTTTTCACGTTGGTTTCTGTCTGGAATGAGGAATTCTGATAATGGCTGAGGATAACAGAATATGCAGCGCATGTTATTAATTACAGTTGGCTGGCTTGCGGTGGTGCTTGGTACGCTGGGGATATTTTTGCCACTGTTACCGACCACGCCGTTTATCCTGCTGGCTGCCTGGTGTTTTTCCCGATCATCGCCGCGTTTTCATCAGTGGTTGTTATACCGCTCGGTATTTGGTGGCTATCTGCGCCACTGGCAGCAATATAAAGCTTTTCCTCCCGGCGCGAAGCCGCGGGCAATTGCTGTGGTGATAATCACCTTCGCCGTTTCATTATGGCTGGTTACTCTTCTCTGGGTCAGAATCATGCTTGTTTGCATGTTGCTGACCCTGCTTTTCTTTCTTTTCCGGGTTCCGGTTGTTGATGCCAGGCAAGAAAACCAGTGATTTTTTCGCTCGGAGTTGCAATTGACAGCGGCTTTGCATAAATTTGGTCGTTTTCGTGCGTCAGTTTCAGCAGATGAATTTTCAACCTGGTGTGGCTACATCAGAAGTAAAAAACGCAGCTGAGGTGGCTCATGTCAGATTGATTTTTATCGGGCACAACATCATGACTGCGACCCAGCAACAGCTAGAGTTTTTGCAACACAGTATTAAAAGTATCCCTGATTACCCGAAACCGGGTATTCTTTTTCGTGATGTCACCAGTTTACTGGAAGATCCCCAGGCATTTTCTCTGACTATCCAACTGCTTGCTGACCGATATAGGGCGGCAGGAATCACCAAAGTGGTCGGTACAGAGGCCAGAGGTTTTTTGTTTGGCGCGCCTGTGGCGTTGGCGCTTGATGTTGGTTTTGTTCCGGTACGTAAACCGGGAAAATTGCCGCGAAAAACATACACCGAGTGCTATGATTTGGAATATGGCAGCGATCAACTTCAATTGCATTGTGATGCTATCACTGCAGAGGATAACGTGTTGATCATTGACGATCTGCTCGCTACCGGAGGCACAATAGAAGCCACTGTTAAATTGATCCGCCGAGCAGGTGGCACAGTACACGATGCTGCTTTTGTGATTAATTTATTTGATCTTGGTGGTGAAGCTCGTCTGAATGCCATGGATGTCAGGGTGTTCAGTCTGGTTAATTTTCCTGGTCACTGATCCCCTGTCTGGCCTCGCTGTCAACGCGGGGCTGTGTTAGCATACCATCCCTTTACTTACCCAGTTTGTGAGCGCATGAGTTATCAGGTACTGGCCCGCAAATGGCGGCCACAAAGGTTTTCCGATGTTGTGGGGCAACAGCATGTTCTCACGGCATTAGCTAATAGCCTCACGCTGGGCAGGCTCCATCACGCCTGGCTTTTTTCCGGCACGCGAGGTGTGGGAAAAACCACCATCGCCCGGTTGCTGGCTAAAGGGTTGAATTGTGAGCAAGGTATTACGGCAACTCCGTGTGGGGAGTGTGATAATTGTCGTGAAATTGAGCAAGGTCGTTTTGTTGATCTGATCGAAATTGATGCCGCATCGCGTACCAAGGTGGAAGATACCCGTGAATTGTTGGATAACGTGCAATACGCCCCTGCCCGGGGGCGTTTTAAAGTCTACCTGATTGATGAAGTGCATATGCTCTCGCGCCACAGTTTCAATGCGTTGCTTAAAACGCTTGAAGAGCCACCAGAGCACGTAAAGTTTTTGCTGGCCACAACCGATCCACAAAAGCTACCAGTGACCATTTTGTCGCGTTGTCTGCAATTTCATCTGAAAGCGCTGGATCCGGTACAGATTCGTGATCAACTGGCAAAAATCCTTGAACATGAAGAGATTTCAGCTGAAACGCGCGCGTTACAATTACTGGCCCGCGCAGCAGAAGGCAGTCTGCGTGATGCATTGAGTCTGACTGATCAGGCGATAGCAACGGGCGCAGGGAGTGTCACAGCTGCAGGCGTCAGTGACATGCTGGGTGCGCTTGATGACGAACAACCTCTGGCCTTGATAGAGGCACTGAGCGAAGCGGACGGCGTGCAGTTAATGGCACTGCTTGAGCAGGTTGCGACCAGAGGCGAGGAGTGGGAGAACGTGCTGATCGCCATGCTCACGTTTTTGCATCATATCGCCATGGTTCAGCTATTACCTTCATCATTAAGTGAAGATTTGCAGGCCGTAGAGCATCGTATACGCACGCTGGCGCGCACAATACCTCCGGAAGATGTACAGCTTTACTACCAGACGTTGCTGGTTGGCCGTAAAGAACTGCTGATGGCACCCGATCGTCGCATGGGTGTAGAGATGACGTTGCTGCGGGCGCTGGCTTTTCATCCGCAGAGAGAGATTGAGTCACCCACCTCACCGGTTATCGCCCCTGCACAACCTGTTTCTTCTTCCGCTGCCGTGGCAGTACCTTCAGTACCACCAGCTTCGACTGCGGCTTCTCCGCCTAAGCCGGCGGTGGCAGAAGATGCTGCGACAGAACCAGTAGCCTCAGTGCCGCCGGGCACCAGTCAGCTACTGCAGGCGCGGGCGCAATTGATGCGACATGAGGTGACCGGACCAAAAAGAGTGAGCCGGCAGCGCATTCCGCGCGGCCGGCAGCTTCGCCACTGGAGCGTTTGACTTCTCTCGGGAGACAAAAACGGCCTGCAGCAACAGAAAGTCCTCCTGTGGTTGCGAAAAAAGCGGAAGCTTACCGCTGGAAAACGCAAAAGAGCAGTGAAGAAGTGACTCAGGTAGTTGCTACTCCTAAGCTTTTACGCAATGCACTGGAACACGAAAAGACGCCTGAGCTGATGAGTAAACTGGCTGAAGAGTCGCGCCTTCGTGATGCATGGGCTGCAGAAGTTGATACACTTTCGCTGCCTAAGCTGGTTCAACAACTGGCACTGAACGCCTGGAAAGAGGTTACTGAGCAGGGGGTGTGTCTGCATTTACGTTCGGCACAACGCCATCTGGATTCCCCTGCGGCGCGCAAAGCGATCAGTGAAGCATTGAGTGCATCACAGCAACAACAGATTGAACTCTGCATCATTGAAGATGATAATTTGTCAGTATTGACTCCACTGGAGTGGCGTCAAAAAATCTATGAAGAGAAACTTGCCCTGGCGCGTCAGTCTGTTATGACAGATAACCATATTCAGACACTGTGCCGTTTTTTTGACGCTGAAGTGGACGAAGAGAGCATTCGACCCCTTTAAAATTAGCAAAAGTCGCCGATATATACCCTGTGTAACGGCAGCAACATTAATCTGAGAGAGAACACTATGTTTGGAAAAGGTGGACTGGGTAACCTGATGAAACAGGCCCAGCAGATGCAGGATAAAATGGCTCAGGCGCAGGAAGAGATCGCTGCGATGGAAGTGACAGGTGAATCGGGTGCCGGGCTGGTGAAAGTGACCATCAATGGTGCGCACAACTGTCGTCGTGTCGAGATTGACCCGAGCCTGATGGAAGATGATAAAGAGATGCTGGAAGATCTGGTTGCAGCCGCATTCAATGATGCAGCGCGTCGCATTGCTGAAGTACAGAAAGAAAGAATGGCCTCAGTATCCAGTGGCATGCAATTGCCACCGGGCTTCAAGATGCCGTTCTGATGCAAACCAGCCCACTGCTAGAGAGCCTGATGGAAGCATTGCGCTGCCTGCCGGGTGTAGGACCTAAGTCTGCCCAGCGTATGGCGTTTCATTTGTTGCAACGTGATCGCAGCGGTGGAATGCGACTGGCACAGGCTCTGACGCGGGCGATGTCAGAGATTGGTCACTGTCAGGATTGCCGGACGTTTACTGAACAGACATTTTGCTCTATTTGCACCAACACGCGTCGTCAGCAAACCGGGCTGCTTTGTGTGGTGGAGAGCCCGGCTGATATCCATGCTATCGAGCAGACCGGGCAATATTCCGGGCGTTATTTTGTACTGATGGGGCATCTGTCGCCCCTTGATGGCATCGGACCGGCTGATATTGGTCTTGAACGGTTGGAACAGCGACTGAGTGAAGAGTCGATATCCGAAGTGATTCTTGCTACAAACCCGACTGTTGAGGGTGAAGCCACCGCGAATTATATTGCTGAACTCTGCCATCAGTATGGTGTTGAAGCCAGCCGTATTGCTCACGGTGTACCGGTCGGCGGGGAGCTGGAAATGGTTGACGGTACAACGCTTTCTCATTCTCTTGCGGGCAGGCATAAAATACGTTACTGATCGAAAAGGCAGCATATTGCGTTGTGCTGCCTTTTTTCACTATTAACCCGGGTATTGGTGAAATACTTTGTGTTTCATTTATTGCAGCAAATATTGCAGCAAAGAGAATATTACCTGGTAACGATATGAGTCAGTGATATTGGTCTTTGTGCTGTCACTGACTTATTCGAAGATAGTTATCTAACCATCGGGTGATTAATCTGGCAAAAAATATCAGTGAAAATAAGCATAAAATCGCCACTATTTTAGAGCTTTACTTGTTGTAGAAAAGAAGAGAAAGCGATGGTATAAGCGTTTTTCTTCATTATTGCCTGTAATAACGCTTACGAGCAGGTTAACTGCTATTTCCGGGAAAAAAGCAATATATCAGACAGACGTTTGCCAGATGGGAAACGCATCGTTCGTGCAATAAACAAGCGACTGATCGAGATGGCTTGATTTCATTGCCTTGAAAATTTTTTACCTGCCCCCATCTCTGATTCCAACGTATACCAACCTGTTTTAATTGAGGTAGTAATGACCATGAAAGGACAAGAGACTCGTGGCTTCCAGTCTGAGGTAAAACAGCTTCTTCAGCTGATGATCCATTCCCTCTATTCAAATAAAGAAATTTTTCTGCGAGAGCTGATCTCAAACGCCTCCGATGCGGCAGATAAACTGCGTTTCAGAGCACTATCAAATCCTGATCTTTATGGGGGGGATGGTGATCTGCGTGTACGTGTCTCTGTAGACAAAGAGAAACGCACGTTAACGCTCAGTGATAACGGCATTGGCATGACGCGCGATGAAGTGATTGAAAACCTCGGTACCATCGCGAAATCAGGCACTAAATCATTTCTTGAGTCCCTCGGTACGGACCAGGCGAAAGACAGTCAGTTGATTGGACAATTCGGGGTTGGCTTCTACTCTGCCTTTATCGTGGCCGATAAGGTTACCGTCCGCACTCGTGCGACAGGTGTCAGCCCGGAAGAAGGCGTGTTCTGGGAATCAGCTGGTGAGGGTGATTACACCATTGCTGATATCACGAAAGCCGATCGCGGCACAGAAATTACCTTGCATTTGCGTGAAGGTGAAGATGAGTTTCTCGATGCCTGGCGGGTACGAAGTATCATCAGTAAATACTCCGATCATATTGCGCTGCCAGTAGAGATTGAAACCCATAACGAAGAGGATGACACCACCACCTGGGAAAAGATCAACAAAGCTCAGGCATTGTGGACACGTAATAAATCTGAGATCAGCGACGAAGAGTATGTGGAATTCTATAAACATCTGTCGCATGATTTTGCTGATCCTCTGACCTGGAGCCATAACCGTGTAGAAGGGAAACAGGAGTATACCAGCCTGCTTTATATTCCTTCCCGCGCGCCATGGGATATGTGGAACCGTGAACATAAACATGGACTGAAACTCTATGTGCAGCGCGTGTTTATCATGGACGATGCTGAGCAATTCGTGCCGAATTATCTGCGCTTTGTCCGAGGTCTGATTGATTCAAATGATCTACCGCTCAACGTCTCGCGCGAAATTTTGCAGGACAGTCGCATTACCCAGACATTACGTAACGCACTGAGCAAGCGCGTGTTGCAAATGCTGGAAAAAGTGGCAAAAGATGATGAAACCAAATATCAGGAATTCTGGCAGCAATTTGGTCTGGTGTTAAAAGAAGGCCCGGCAGAAGACAGCACCAACGCAGAAACTATCGCCAAACTGCTGCGTTTTGCTTCAACGCACAATGATTCCTCAGCCCAGACGGTCTCACTGGAAGAGTATGTCAGCCGCATGATTGAGGGCCAGGAAAAGATTTACTACATCACTGCTGACAGCTATGCCGCAGCGAAGAGTAGCCCTCATCTGGAACTGTTCCGCAAAAAAGGCATTGAAGTGCTGCTGCTCTCCGATCGTATCGACGAGTGGATGATGAGTTACCTGACCGAATCTGATGGTAAAACTTTCCAGTCGGTCAGCAAATCTGACGATTCACTGGGAAAATTCGCAGATGAAGAGAATGAAGCTCAAAAAGAAGCTGAAAAAGCGCTTGAACCCTTTGTCGACAGAGTGAAAGGCTTGCTCGGTGAGCGTGTTAAAGAGGTGCGTTTAACTCACCGTCTTACCGATACACCAGCTATCGTGACGACAGATGCCAATGATATGACCACACAGATGGCTAAACTGTTTGCCGCGGCAGGTCAGTCGGTACCTGAAGTGAAATATCTGTTCGAGCTTAATCCGGATCATCCTCTGGTGAAGCGTGCAGTAGAGACGACAGAAGACGCAAAATTTGCAGAATGGATCGAGTTGCTGCTTGATCAGGCCATGTTCGCTGAACGTGGCACACTGGAAGATCCTAACCAGTTTATTCGTCGTATGAATCAGTTACTGTTGGCTTAATCGCATAATAAGCCGTGATAATGGCGCAGCCCTGTAAAACGGGCTGCGCCGTTTTTTTTTTCGCTTATCACCAAACCACACGCTGCAATGCCCCGTGAGGTTTTTTTACTCCGCGAGTGATAACATGCCTGACCAGCCTGGTAGTACTGCTCAGGCAGATGTTGTTAATAAGGGAGAAAGCATGAAAGCCAGTCAGCCGATGAACGGTAATTTACTGGGGATACTCGGCGGTATCATCATCAGTACCGATTCAATTTTTATTCGTATGATGCAGATTGAGAACTCCTGGACCATTATTGCGTTGCGTGGATTTTTTATGTGGGGAGCTTGTTTGCTGGTTTGGTTGTTATGGCGTAGCAGTCGTAGCGTGTTGGGTGTTCCCTGGATAAACAAAAGTAATCTACTGCCCGCAGTACTCTTTTGTCTCTCGTCAGCCTGTTTCATTAA is a window from the Erwinia sp. genome containing:
- the dnaX_2 gene encoding DNA polymerase III subunit tau (ID:JIFNMEKO_00572;~source:Prodigal:2.6); the protein is MTSLGRQKRPAATESPPVVAKKAEAYRWKTQKSSEEVTQVVATPKLLRNALEHEKTPELMSKLAEESRLRDAWAAEVDTLSLPKLVQQLALNAWKEVTEQGVCLHLRSAQRHLDSPAARKAISEALSASQQQQIELCIIEDDNLSVLTPLEWRQKIYEEKLALARQSVMTDNHIQTLCRFFDAEVDEESIRPL
- the apt gene encoding Adenine phosphoribosyltransferase (ID:JIFNMEKO_00570;~source:Prodigal:2.6) produces the protein MRQFQQMNFQPGVATSEVKNAAEVAHVRLIFIGHNIMTATQQQLEFLQHSIKSIPDYPKPGILFRDVTSLLEDPQAFSLTIQLLADRYRAAGITKVVGTEARGFLFGAPVALALDVGFVPVRKPGKLPRKTYTECYDLEYGSDQLQLHCDAITAEDNVLIIDDLLATGGTIEATVKLIRRAGGTVHDAAFVINLFDLGGEARLNAMDVRVFSLVNFPGH
- a CDS encoding hypothetical protein (ID:JIFNMEKO_00567;~source:Prodigal:2.6) codes for the protein MTLQNASDEIKLAVDLIMLLEQNQVAASTVLAALELVKNDYEKKRLTEQRKN
- the ybaN gene encoding Inner membrane protein YbaN (ID:JIFNMEKO_00569;~source:Prodigal:2.6); its protein translation is MQRMLLITVGWLAVVLGTLGIFLPLLPTTPFILLAAWCFSRSSPRFHQWLLYRSVFGGYLRHWQQYKAFPPGAKPRAIAVVIITFAVSLWLVTLLWVRIMLVCMLLTLLFFLFRVPVVDARQENQ
- the dnaX_1 gene encoding DNA polymerase III subunit tau (ID:JIFNMEKO_00571;~source:Prodigal:2.6), encoding MSYQVLARKWRPQRFSDVVGQQHVLTALANSLTLGRLHHAWLFSGTRGVGKTTIARLLAKGLNCEQGITATPCGECDNCREIEQGRFVDLIEIDAASRTKVEDTRELLDNVQYAPARGRFKVYLIDEVHMLSRHSFNALLKTLEEPPEHVKFLLATTDPQKLPVTILSRCLQFHLKALDPVQIRDQLAKILEHEEISAETRALQLLARAAEGSLRDALSLTDQAIATGAGSVTAAGVSDMLGALDDEQPLALIEALSEADGVQLMALLEQVATRGEEWENVLIAMLTFLHHIAMVQLLPSSLSEDLQAVEHRIRTLARTIPPEDVQLYYQTLLVGRKELLMAPDRRMGVEMTLLRALAFHPQREIESPTSPVIAPAQPVSSSAAVAVPSVPPASTAASPPKPAVAEDAATEPVASVPPGTSQLLQARAQLMRHEVTGPKRVSRQRIPRGRQLRHWSV
- the priC gene encoding Primosomal replication protein N'' (ID:JIFNMEKO_00568;~source:Prodigal:2.6) produces the protein MKRALLLQQLTTCVEQLAQQLAPHLNDRASQARFDQQLFQCNSSRLGDYLLELQQSLAQLGQSVNDQHTEQVTWIAERLVAQIGALQREIATLSLRVNDYRKTPTSRPHDKLAEYRGYEHRLRTMITDRETQLSASSVTRKKTLQQEIASLEGRLQRCLQAIKKVENIIEHSER
- the acrA gene encoding Multidrug efflux pump subunit AcrA (ID:JIFNMEKO_00565;~source:Prodigal:2.6), coding for MNKNRGLSPLAVVLMLSGCLVITACDDKSNKQSGQQAAPEVGVTILKAVPLTITTDLPGRTSAFRVAEVRPQVSGIILKRNFAEGSNIKAGESLYQIDPATYQASYDSAKGDLAQAEANARIATLTVKRYKPLLGTKYISQQDYDTAIATQGQTQAAVQVARANVENARINLAYTQVRSPITGRIGKSSVTEGALVQNGQTTALATVQQLDPIYVDVTQSSADFMRLREELRSGKLQQLDGKATVKLLTEQGVNYPQSGTLEFSDVTVDESTGSITLRAIFPNPDNTLLPGMFVRARLDEGTKPEALLVPQQGISRTPTGQATAMIVDAENKVQVRNVTADRAIGDKWLVTEGLKAGDKVITTGLQRAAPGATVTPQDVDAPQTANPSSEKTKS
- the ybaB gene encoding Nucleoid-associated protein YbaB (ID:JIFNMEKO_00573;~source:Prodigal:2.6), producing MFGKGGLGNLMKQAQQMQDKMAQAQEEIAAMEVTGESGAGLVKVTINGAHNCRRVEIDPSLMEDDKEMLEDLVAAAFNDAARRIAEVQKERMASVSSGMQLPPGFKMPF
- the acrR gene encoding HTH-type transcriptional regulator AcrR (ID:JIFNMEKO_00566;~source:Prodigal:2.6), with translation MARKTKQQALETRNHIIDAAISRFSEHGVSKTTLAEIATTAGVTRGAIYWHFSNKTDLLNEILAQSESGLIALELEYQSKYPNDPLSILREMLIAVLTATATDPKRRALMEIIFHKCEFVGEMSTLQRMQQALNLECYEKIETVLQRCVDAGQLPSGLDVSIAAVVLRGFMTGIMENWLFMPDRFDLVMKAPKLIDTLLDSLVSTSLLTAPQS
- the acrB gene encoding Multidrug efflux pump subunit AcrB (ID:JIFNMEKO_00564;~source:Prodigal:2.6) encodes the protein MAKFFIDRPIFAWVIAIIIMLAGVLSILKLPIEQYPNVAPPSVQISANYPGADAKTLQDSVTQVIEQNMNGIDGLMYMSSSSDSSGSLQLTLTFESGTDPDIAQVQVQNKLQLATPLLPQEVQQQGISVQKSSSSFLMVAGFVSEDGSMTQNDIADYVASNIKDPISRTPGVGDTQLFGAQYAMRIWLDPHKLNNYQLTPVDVIAAIKSQNTQIAAGQLGGTPPVPGQQLNASIIAQTRLTSTDEFGKIMLKVNSDGSRVLLKDVARIELGGENYEVIARFNGKPASGVGIKLATGANAINTANEVKNQLAKLEPFFPSGLKVVYPYDTTPFVKISINEVVKTLAEAILLVFVVMYLFLQNFRATLIPTIAVPVVLLGTFAVINSFGYSINTLTMFAMVLAIGLLVDDAIVVVENVERVMSEEGLPPKEATRKSMGQIQGALVGIAMVLSAVFIPMAFFGGSTGVIYRQFSITIVSAMALSVLVALILTPALCATLLKPVPKGDHGKTTGFFGWFNRMFEKSTHHYTDSVGHILRSTGRYLLIYVFIVIGMAYLFVKLPSSFLPEEDQGLLLVQAQLPSGATQGRTQKVLDQVTDYFLTKEKDNVNSVFTVNGFGFAGRGQNTGIAFVSLKSWDQRAGEVNKVDAIAGRARGALSQIKDAFIMPFNLPAIIELGNATGFDFQLIDQANLGHQALTQARNQLLGMVAQHSDTLVGVRPNGLEDTAQYKLIIDQEKAQALGVSLSDINTTLGASWGGSYVNDFIDRGRVKKVYLMGQADSRMLPDDINKWFVRASNGEMVPFSSFSSAQWQYGSPRLERYNGLPSMEILGQSAPGRSSGEAMDLMEQLASQLPQGIGYDWTGMSYQERLSGNQAPALYAISLIVVFLCLAALYESWSVPFSVMLVVPLGVIGALIFTTLRGLSNDVYFIVGLLTTIGLSAKNAILIVEFAKDLMDKEGKGLIEATLEAVRMRLRPILMTSLAFILGVLPLTISTGAGSGAQNAVGTGVMGGMVTATVLAIFFVPLFFVVVRRRFGKSASDTAQKPTS